One window of the Esox lucius isolate fEsoLuc1 chromosome 8, fEsoLuc1.pri, whole genome shotgun sequence genome contains the following:
- the r3hdm4 gene encoding R3H domain-containing protein 4: MVVLSNDNEEQDVILIEERKCTSLPNSPAKRASPTKKKHFFINQAIRNSDITPRAKGKKSQRRQENTRYLANLLEKDECSKNEAEVYSDPALPSVFTEACTNGHYVEQWNDFMNRSGEEQEKLLALLEEEAKRTSSNKLSKDQREVNPAFTAQDCFQRIDRRLRATLKRKQVPIGTLEVLEGNLLSFFGAQPHSVYTTNLASSFERLLLHAVCQYMDLISASSDCNGARQTAVVNKQEGLFHPPNPMLSVYLEQMS; the protein is encoded by the exons ATGGTTGTTTTGTCAAATGATAATGAGGAGCAGGATGTTAT CCTGATAGAGGAGCGCAAATGCACCTCTCTGCCTAACTCCCCAGCAAAACGTGCTTCTCCAACCAAGAAGAAGCATTTCTTTATCAACCAGGCCATACGTAACTCTGACATCACACCCAGAGCCAAAGGCAAGAAAAGCCAAAGACGTCAGGAGAACA CACGCTACCTTGCCAATCTTCTTGAAAAAGATGAGTGTTCCAAAAATGAGGCAGAGGTATACAGCGATCCTGCCCTCCCTTCAGTCTTCACAGAGGCCTGCACTAATGGCCACTATGTGGAG CAATGGAATGACTTCATGAACCGCTCtggagaggagcaggagaagctGCTTGCCCTTCTGGAAGAGGAGGCCAAGAGGACCAGCTCCAATAAGCTCTCCAAAGaccagagagagg TGAATCCAGCCTTCACTGCCCAAGACTGCTTCCAGAGAATTGATCGAAGACTGCGCGCCACGCTCAAGCGCAAACAAGTTCCCATT GGGACACTTGAGGTGCTTGAAGGGAACCTTCTCAGTTTCTTTGGTGCTCAGCCTCACTCTGTCTACACCACCAACCTCGCAAGCAG CTTTGAGAGGCTATTGCTTCATGCGGTCTGCCAGTACATGGACCTCATTTCAGCAA GCTCTGACTGTAATGGTGCTCGCCAGACTGCAGTGGTGAACAAACAGGAGGGCTTGTTCCACCCTCCAAACCCCATGCTCTCTGTCTACCTGGAGCAAATGAGCTAA